A window from Cryptomeria japonica chromosome 1, Sugi_1.0, whole genome shotgun sequence encodes these proteins:
- the LOC131873677 gene encoding uncharacterized protein LOC131873677 has translation MVDGDKSPIGYLYEAMDKAKEAIQHLYGPERTKYEPIWRIIDRRWNRQLHQHIHAAAYYLNPKFFYSRNFKIDQEVQLGLDTCIQRLVPDENIQDLIVDELQRYKKGDGPLFSSPIGIRKRDTLLPDLWWEDYGATTPNLQKLAIRILSQPCSASGCERNWSVFEAIHTKKRNRLTQKHLNDLVYVWYNLRLHEKRVQGNNSYDTLDIDEIDPYTADWIAEPDGATGDIDVDAFITDAQLDEMEREVAEWAAEVAEREEAGDEFVDPEEADSSPVEDIAAAASPSTSAPTQRQQSFLSFSRKRNL, from the exons atggtggatggggataaaagccccatagggtatctatatgaggccatggataaggccaaagaggcaattcaacacttgtatgggcCAGAGAGGACTAAATATGAACCgatatggcgcataattgatcgaaGGTGGAATcgacaactccaccaacatatccaTGCTGCTGCCTACTATTTGAACCCCAAGTTCTTTTACTCTCGCAATTTCAAAATAGATCAGGAGGTTCAACTTGGCCTTGACACATGTATTCAGAGGTTGGTTCCTGATGAAAATATTCAAGACCTCATTGTTGATGAGTTGCAGAGGTACAAGAAAGGAGATGggccattgttttcttcacctattGGTATTCGTAAGAGAGACACCCTGTTGCCAG atctgtggtgggaagattatggtgccacaacgcctaatcttcaaaagcttgcaaTCCGCATATTAtctcagccttgtagtgcttctggttgtgagcgcaactggagtgtctttgaggccattcacacaaaaaagcgcaataggttgactcagaAGCACTTGAATGACCTTGTATATGTGTGGTACAACCTTCGCCTGCATGAAAAGAGGGTACAAGGGAACAATTCATATGACACACTTGACATTGATGAGATTGATCCATACACAGCGGATTGGATTGCTGAACCTGATGGTGCTACTGGtgatattgatgtggatgcatttatCACTGACGCTCAGTTAGATGAGATGGAGAGGGAGGTAGCTGAATGGGCGGCAGAGGTGGCCGAACGTGAGGAGGCGGGAGATGAGTTTGTTGATCCAGAAGAGGCAGATTCATCACCGGTTGAGGATATTGCAGCAGCTGCATCACCATCTACTTCAGCACCCACTCAGCGGCAACAGAGTTTTTTGAGCTTTAGTCGCAAACGCAATCTATGA